A genomic region of Cannabis sativa cultivar Pink pepper isolate KNU-18-1 chromosome 1, ASM2916894v1, whole genome shotgun sequence contains the following coding sequences:
- the LOC133033691 gene encoding peroxidase 4-like produces MASSSLFMTLLSLGLLMLVMGNANAQLSTNFYSKTCPKLLPTVKSKVHSAISKESRMGASLLRLFFHDCFVNGCDGSVLLDDTSNFVGEKTANANRNSARGFDVVDDIKSAVESVCPGVVSCADILAITARDSVTILGGPNWDVKLGRRDARTTSKAAANNGIPQPSSNLNRLSSRFSALGLSNTDLVALSGAHTIGQARCTSFRAHIYNDSNIDSSFAQTRKSKCPKSSGSGDNNLAPLDIQSPTAFDNGYFKNLIQKKGLLHSDQELFNGGSTDSTVKSYSNAQNTFFSDFASAMVKMGDISPLTGSKGEIRKNCRRAN; encoded by the exons atggcttcttcttctttatttatGACCCTATTGAGTTTGGGTCTCCTCATGCTCGTCATGGGGAATGCCAATGCTCAACTTTCAACTAATTTTTACTCAAAAACTTGCCCAAAACTCTTGCCCACAGTCAAATCCAAGGTGCACTCCGCTATTTCCAAAGAGAGCCGAATGGGTGCCTCTCTCCTCCGCTTGTTCTTCCACGATTGCTTTGTCAAT GGATGTGATGGATCAGTGCTTCTGGATGACACATCTAACTTCGTGGGGGAGAAAACTGCTAATGCTAATCGAAACTCAGCTCGAGGTTTCGATGTCGTTGACGATATCAAGTCTGCCGTGGAGAGTGTGTGTCCTGGTGTCGTTTCATGTGCTGACATATTGGCTATTACTGCAAGAGACTCTGTTACCATT CTTGGGGGTCCAAATTGGGATGTAAAATTGGGAAGAAGGGATGCCAGAACTACTAGCAAAGCTGCCGCAAACAATGGTATTCCTCAGCCAAGCTCTAACTTAAACAGGCTCAGCTCTAGATTCAGTGCTCTTGGCCTCTCCAACACTGACTTGGTTGCTCTATCAG GAGCTCATACAATCGGACAAGCTAGATGCACATCGTTCAGGGCCCACATATACAACGATAGCAACATTGACAGTTCGTTTGCCCAAACAAGGAAATCCAAGTGTCCTAAGTCGAGTGGGTCAGGAGATAACAATTTGGCACCACTTGATATCCAAAGCCCCACAGCTTTTGACAACGGTTACTTCAAAAACCTTATCCAGAAGAAGGGACTACTCCACTCCGACCAAGAACTATTCAACGGTGGATCAACTGATTCCACTGTCAAGTCTTACAGCAACGCCCAGAACACTTTCTTTTCTGACTTTGCCTCTGCCATGGTCAAGATGGGAGATATCAGCCCTCTCACTGGTTCCAAGGGAGAGATTAGAAAGAATTGCAGAAGAGCCaattaa